Genomic window (Paenibacillus sp. PK3_47):
TAATCGCATCAGGGGTATTAAAGTCATCCTGCATTTTGGCGTGAAAGTTGCCGGTTATTGCTGCAAGCCGCTCCGCAACCGCACTGCTTGCTTCGCCTTGTACACCTTCAGGGGCAAGCTCCAGCCGGTGTTTCAAATTGCTCTCTGCCAGAGCGATCCGTTCAGCGCTTTTCTCGGCAGACATCAGAGCCTCTTCCGAGAAGTTCAGCGGATTACGGTAATGGGTGGACAGCATGAAGTAACGGATCGCCCCTGCTTTAAAACGCTGGCGGATATCCTTCACAAGCAGTCCGTTACCCAGCGATTTCGACATTTTCTCGTCTCCGATGTTGAGGAATCCGTTATGCATCCAATAATTCGACAGCGGCTTGCCGGTCAGCGCCTCTGTCTGTGCGCATTCGCATTCATGATGCGGGAACTGCAGGTCCTGTCCGCCGCCGTGAATGTCGATCGTCTCCCCCAGATACTCGCGCACCATTGCGGAACACTCAATATGCCAGCCCGGACGCCCTTCTCCCCATGGGCTGTGCCAATGAACTTCACCCGGCTTGGCTGCCTTCCACAGCACGAAATCCTCCGGCTTCTCCTTACGGGAATCCACTTCCACCCGGATACCGAACTGTAGCTCCTCCAGATTCTGGCGTGACAGCTTGCCGTAATCGGCAAATTTCCCTGTACGGTAATAGACATCTCCGCCGCTTTCATAGGCGTAGCCTTTTTCTTCAAGCTCCTTGATGAACTCAATAATCATATCCATGCTTTGCGTAACCCGCGGATTCATCGTTGCCGGCTTCACCCCGAGACCTTGCAGATCCTCCTGGTAGGCGGCAATGAACATTTCAG
Coding sequences:
- the cysS gene encoding cysteine--tRNA ligase, with the protein product MALQIYNTMTRSKEAFVPQEPGKVKMYVCGPTVYGYMHIGNARPVIVFDTVRNYLEQTGNEVRYLTNFTDVDDKMIRKAEEMNITVADVAEMFIAAYQEDLQGLGVKPATMNPRVTQSMDMIIEFIKELEEKGYAYESGGDVYYRTGKFADYGKLSRQNLEELQFGIRVEVDSRKEKPEDFVLWKAAKPGEVHWHSPWGEGRPGWHIECSAMVREYLGETIDIHGGGQDLQFPHHECECAQTEALTGKPLSNYWMHNGFLNIGDEKMSKSLGNGLLVKDIRQRFKAGAIRYFMLSTHYRNPLNFSEEALMSAEKSAERIALAESNLKHRLELAPEGVQGEASSAVAERLAAITGNFHAKMQDDFNTPDAITAVFDWVNLANQTLANNETASADFAALLKAFAVMNNVLGLVPEQEEEIASEEVERLIAERAEARKNKNWARSDEIRDELGSLGILLEDTPQGMRWRRK